In Juglans microcarpa x Juglans regia isolate MS1-56 chromosome 4S, Jm3101_v1.0, whole genome shotgun sequence, a single window of DNA contains:
- the LOC121263014 gene encoding transcription factor RAX3-like isoform X2 yields MGRAPCCDKANVKKGPWSPEEDNKLKSYIEQHGTGGNWIALPQKIGLKRCGKSCRLRWLNYLRPNIKHGGFSEEEDHIICSLYISIGSRWSIIAAQLPGRTDNDIKNYWNTRLKKKLLGKQRKEQQAARRGSSIKQEVMKRSGGGSSMVPNSSNNQNPQWSPGLPPALLAPIPYSNQEPRFNDHASIRKLLIKLGGRFSEADLPIQLHGTNAFNSTGSATQFAQAQSYVDEAELNVLQGKINSFPAELDQEIVYNNPQGLDGLEFLCGEGMVDNIRIGTSTSGTESNFWGEMSSLVYPPVASNYGGMQQGTDLQECAFGELRYHRAN; encoded by the exons ATGGGGAGAGCTCCTTGCTGTGATAAAGCAAACGTCAAGAAAGGGCCATGGTCACCTGAAGAGGATAACAAGCTCAAGTCATATATAGAGCAGCATGGCACCGGTGGCAACTGGATCGCTCTACCACAAAAGATCG GTCTTAAGAGATGCGGCAAAAGTTGCCGGCTTAGATGGTTAAACTATCTCCGCCCAAATATCAAGCATGGAGGATTTTCAGAAGAGGAAGATCACATAATTTGCAGCCTCTATATCAGTATCGGAAGCAG GTGGTCTATTATTGCAGCACAATTACCAGGAAGAACGGATAATGACATAAAGAACTACTGGAACACAAGGCTGAAGAAGAAGCTTCTTGGCAAGCAGAGAAAGGAACAACAGGCTGCTCGTAGAGGTAGCAGCATAAAGCAGGAGGTGATGAAGAGATCAGGCGGTGGGAGTTCCATGGTTCCTAACAGTAGTAATAACCAAAACCCTCAATGGTCGCCAGGGCTGCCGCCTGCACTGCTGGCGCCCATACCATACTCAAACCAAGAACCTCGTTTTAATGACCATGCATCCATCAGGAAATTGCTCATCAAACTTGGAGGAAGATTTTCTGAGGCTGATCTGCCAATCCAGCTTCATGGGACAA ATGCATTCAACAGCACTGGCAGTGCTACTCAATTTGCACAAGCCCAGTCCTACGTGGATGAGGCAGAATTAAACGTGCTGCAAGGAAAAATTAACAGTTTTCCGGCGGAGCTTGATCAGGAAATCGTATACAACAATCCACAAGGACTAGATGGGCTCGAATTCTTATGTGGGGAAGGCATGGTCGATAATATTAGAATTGGCACTAGTACTTCTGGTACTGAAAGTAATTTTTGGGGAGAGATGAGCTCTCTGGTTTATCCTCCTGTAGCTTCCAACTATGGAGGTATGCAACAAGGAACTGATCTACAAGAATGTGCTTTCGGAGAACTAAGGTACCACCGAGCAAATTAA
- the LOC121263014 gene encoding transcription factor RAX3-like isoform X1 codes for MGRAPCCDKANVKKGPWSPEEDNKLKSYIEQHGTGGNWIALPQKIGLKRCGKSCRLRWLNYLRPNIKHGGFSEEEDHIICSLYISIGSRWSIIAAQLPGRTDNDIKNYWNTRLKKKLLGKQRKEQQAARRGSSIKQEVMKRSGGGSSMVPNSSNNQNPQWSPGLPPALLAPIPYSNQEPRFNDHASIRKLLIKLGGRFSEADLPIQLHGTSTHHFANYNTSSTGQQIYQAVNIPTSPTDAFNSTGSATQFAQAQSYVDEAELNVLQGKINSFPAELDQEIVYNNPQGLDGLEFLCGEGMVDNIRIGTSTSGTESNFWGEMSSLVYPPVASNYGGMQQGTDLQECAFGELRYHRAN; via the exons ATGGGGAGAGCTCCTTGCTGTGATAAAGCAAACGTCAAGAAAGGGCCATGGTCACCTGAAGAGGATAACAAGCTCAAGTCATATATAGAGCAGCATGGCACCGGTGGCAACTGGATCGCTCTACCACAAAAGATCG GTCTTAAGAGATGCGGCAAAAGTTGCCGGCTTAGATGGTTAAACTATCTCCGCCCAAATATCAAGCATGGAGGATTTTCAGAAGAGGAAGATCACATAATTTGCAGCCTCTATATCAGTATCGGAAGCAG GTGGTCTATTATTGCAGCACAATTACCAGGAAGAACGGATAATGACATAAAGAACTACTGGAACACAAGGCTGAAGAAGAAGCTTCTTGGCAAGCAGAGAAAGGAACAACAGGCTGCTCGTAGAGGTAGCAGCATAAAGCAGGAGGTGATGAAGAGATCAGGCGGTGGGAGTTCCATGGTTCCTAACAGTAGTAATAACCAAAACCCTCAATGGTCGCCAGGGCTGCCGCCTGCACTGCTGGCGCCCATACCATACTCAAACCAAGAACCTCGTTTTAATGACCATGCATCCATCAGGAAATTGCTCATCAAACTTGGAGGAAGATTTTCTGAGGCTGATCTGCCAATCCAGCTTCATGGGACAAGTACTCATCATTTCGCAAATTATAATACTTCCAGCACTGGTCAACAAATATATCAGGCTGTTAATATCCCAACTTCTCCCACAGATGCATTCAACAGCACTGGCAGTGCTACTCAATTTGCACAAGCCCAGTCCTACGTGGATGAGGCAGAATTAAACGTGCTGCAAGGAAAAATTAACAGTTTTCCGGCGGAGCTTGATCAGGAAATCGTATACAACAATCCACAAGGACTAGATGGGCTCGAATTCTTATGTGGGGAAGGCATGGTCGATAATATTAGAATTGGCACTAGTACTTCTGGTACTGAAAGTAATTTTTGGGGAGAGATGAGCTCTCTGGTTTATCCTCCTGTAGCTTCCAACTATGGAGGTATGCAACAAGGAACTGATCTACAAGAATGTGCTTTCGGAGAACTAAGGTACCACCGAGCAAATTAA